A window of Cryptomeria japonica chromosome 3, Sugi_1.0, whole genome shotgun sequence contains these coding sequences:
- the LOC131055189 gene encoding probable LRR receptor-like serine/threonine-protein kinase At3g47570, protein MGGVAAGAFGLNIKKISYEEIERATAGFSDDNLLGTGNFGSVYKGILDDGSEIAVKDFDSTKKSAFKNFIAECKALRNVRHRNVVKIITTCSTNTFNGLIFEFMCNGSLKRHLYHPSCDLGLKERLNIALDVAHAIEYLHHQCDEQIVHCDIKPKYGMSGRVSTAGDVYSYGILLLEMLTAKRPTNPMFQGDLTLRKWVSNAIQDQMFDVVDQRLGVDVKFDGNPNIFAFTNAIELL, encoded by the exons ATGGGAGGAGTAGCAGCTGGGGCATTTG GCTTAAACATCAAAAAAATCTCCTATGAAGAAATTGAGCGAGCAACAGCAGGATTCAGCGACGACAACTTGTTGGGAACGGGAAATTTTGGATCCGTATATAAAGGGATTTTGGATGATGGCAGTGAAATTGCTGTGAAGGATTTTGATTCAACGAAAAAGAGCGCCTTTAAGAATTTCATAGCGGAATGTAAGGCACTGAGAAATGTTCGACATCGAAATGTGGTTAAAATTATAACCACCTGTTCCACCAACACCTTCAATGGTTTAATATTTGAATTCATGTGTAATGGAAGCTTAAAAAGGCATTTGTATCATCCTTCCTGTGATTTGGGACTGAAGGAACGACTAAACATAGCTTTAGATGTAGCTCATGCCAtcgaatatcttcatcatcagtgcGATGAGCAAATAGTGCATTGTGATATAAAACCAA AGTATGGGATGAGTGGCAGGGTTTCTACTGCAGGAGATGTTTATAGCTATGGCATTTTGTTATTGGAGATGCTAACAGCAAAGAGGCCCACTAACCCCATGTTTCAGGGGGATTTGACCCTCCGCAAGTGGGTGAGTAATGCAATTCAAGATCAAATGTTTGATGTAGTCGACCAAAGGTTGGGTGTCGATGTAAAGTTTGATGGCAACCCAAATATATTTGCATTCACGAATGCAATTGAATTGTTATGA